A section of the Epinephelus moara isolate mb chromosome 3, YSFRI_EMoa_1.0, whole genome shotgun sequence genome encodes:
- the LOC126384704 gene encoding zinc finger BED domain-containing protein 4-like yields MDVAVREAGLKPHIKCFAHTINLATQAGLGVPRVARLLGQVRRVAAFFHRSSTATAVLMSKQKQLQLPSHKLIMDVTTPWNSTLDMLACYLEQQAAIAAALTSPEIRQNARSIDTLDSCDVRDAEDLVKLLHPLKTATTVLCEEKSPTVSLIVPLKSMIEQNMTPNDGDSTTVANTKTAILTNIANRYSGDAFNYLLECTVLDPRFRTLPQLDHDQREAVFLRVQNKAEQLLQKQTTAEEREEGAAGGAHCPTHGREEAVRDDEPEVTEPAPIKTALEDLLGNSFSTEPEESNSSKQAEREVENYRKEASIPLSGCPLKWWQEHCSQYPLLSHLAKACLSVPATSVPSERIFSTAGDIVNAQRSQLLPENVDMLIFLKKNMAV; encoded by the exons ATGGACGTGGCCGTGCGCGAGGCGGGATTGAAGCCGCACATTAAGTGTTTTGCGCACACTATAAATCTTGCAACCCAAGCTGGCCTCGGTGTTCCCCGCGTCGCTCGTTTGCTCGGGCAGGTGAGACGTGTGGCTGCTTTTTTTCATCGGAGTTCAACGGCTACCGCGGTGTTAATGTCCAAGCAGAAACAGCTACAATTGCCATCACACAAGTTAATCATGGACGTTACGACGCCATGGAACAGCACGTTGGATATGCTGGCTTGTTACCTCGAGCAGCAAGCTGCCATAGCAGCAGCTCTCACCAGCCCAGAGATAAGACAAAATGCCCGAAGCATTGATACACTTGACAGCTGCGATGTCAGAGATGCTGAAGACCTTGTGAAGCTGCTGCATCCTTTGAAGACAGCCACCACAGTGTTGTGTGAGGAGAAGAGTCCCACAGTGTCTCTCATTGTGCCACTGAAGAGCATGATTGAACAGAACATGACACCAAATGATGGAGATTCCACCACCGTGGCCAACACAAAGACTGCAATCCTCACGAATATTGCAAACAGATACAGTGGGGATGCCTTCAACTATCTGCTGGAGTGCACGGTACTGGACCCAAGGTTCCGGACTCTACCTCAGCTAGACCATGACCAGCGTGAGGCCGTCTTCCTGAGGGTACAGAACAAGGCAGAACAGTTGCTGCAAAAACAG ACCACAGCTGAGGAGAGGGAAGAAGGGGCAGCAGGTGGAGCTCACTGTCCCACACACGGTAGAGAGGAGGCTGTGAGAGATGATGAGCCCGAAGTGACAGAACCTGCTCCCATAAAGACAGCACTTGAGGACCTGTTAGGGAACTCTTTTTCTACTGAGCCAGAGGAGTCCAACAGTTCAAAACAGGCTGAGAGGGAAGTTGAAAACTACAGAAAAGAGGCCTCTATCCCTCTCAGTGGCTGCCCTCTGAAGTGGTGGCAAGAACACTGCTCCCAATATCCTTTGCTGTCTCACCTTGCCAAAGCGTGCCTTTCTGTCCCTGCTACCTCCGTTCCAAGTGAGCGCATCTTTTCAACAGCAGGAGACATAGTCAATGCGCAAAGATCCCAACTGCTGCCAGAGAATGTGGACATGCTAATATTCTTAAAAAAGAACATGGCTGTGTAG